In Halobaculum magnesiiphilum, the following proteins share a genomic window:
- the lonB gene encoding ATP-dependent protease LonB, with protein sequence MSNDRNDSRDGGDVLDPEDAPADRGPESNGADDGRSGGTTGGRSVGASNDPSDQEADIDDLGSDVEIDAEIDEEIAEEHLLGGLQIDSTDDIEVPDRLVDQVIGQEHARDVVMKAAKQRRHVMMIGSPGTGKSMLAKAMSELLPKEELQDVLVYHNPDDGNNPKVRTVPSGKGEQIVDAHKEEARKRNQMRSFLMWIIIAVVLGYSLLVVSNILLGILAAGIIYLAFRYGSRGSDSMIPNLLVNNADEKSAPFEDATGAHAGALLGDVRHDPFQSGGMETPSHDRVEAGAIHKANKGVLFVDEINTLDIRSQQKLMTAIQEGEFSITGQSERSSGAMVQTEPVPTDFIMIAAGNLDAMENMHPALRSRIKGYGYEVYMDDTIEDTPEMRRKYARFVAQEVAKDGRLPAFSEEAIEEVILTARRRAGRKGHLTLELRNLGGLVRVSGDIARGEDAERVTRDHVLQAKGRSRSIEQQLADDYIERRKDYELQVADGYQVGRVNGLAVMGEDSGIMLPVMAEVTPSQGPGQVIATGQLQEMAEEAVQNVSAIIKKFSDEDITEKDIHIQFVQTGQQGVDGDSASITVATAVISALENVGVDQNLAMTGSLSVRGDVLPVGGVTHKIEAAAKSGCDTVIIPKANEQDVMIEDEYKEMVEIIPVEHISEVLDIALEGEPEKDSLVDRLKSITGSALEKTGEGAGTGRGPTSPSPQ encoded by the coding sequence ATGAGCAACGATCGAAACGACAGCCGGGACGGCGGCGATGTCCTGGATCCGGAGGACGCCCCCGCCGATCGCGGCCCCGAGTCGAACGGGGCCGACGACGGGCGGTCCGGCGGCACGACCGGCGGCCGGTCGGTCGGCGCCTCCAACGATCCCTCCGACCAGGAGGCCGACATCGACGACCTCGGGAGCGACGTCGAGATCGACGCCGAGATCGACGAGGAGATCGCCGAGGAGCATCTGCTCGGCGGCCTCCAGATCGACTCGACCGACGACATCGAGGTTCCCGACCGACTCGTCGACCAGGTGATCGGGCAGGAACACGCCCGCGACGTGGTGATGAAGGCGGCCAAGCAGCGCCGCCACGTGATGATGATCGGCTCGCCCGGGACGGGCAAGTCGATGCTCGCGAAGGCCATGTCCGAGCTGCTCCCGAAGGAGGAGCTGCAGGACGTGCTCGTGTATCACAACCCCGACGACGGCAACAACCCGAAGGTGCGGACGGTGCCGTCGGGCAAGGGCGAACAGATCGTCGACGCCCACAAGGAGGAGGCCAGAAAGCGCAACCAGATGCGCAGCTTCCTCATGTGGATCATCATCGCGGTGGTGCTGGGCTACTCGCTGCTCGTCGTGAGCAACATCCTGCTGGGCATCCTCGCGGCCGGTATCATCTACCTCGCGTTCCGCTACGGCTCGCGCGGCAGCGACTCGATGATCCCGAACCTCCTCGTCAACAACGCCGACGAGAAGTCGGCACCCTTCGAGGACGCAACCGGCGCCCACGCCGGCGCGCTGCTGGGCGACGTGCGTCACGACCCGTTCCAGTCCGGCGGGATGGAGACGCCGAGCCACGACCGCGTCGAGGCCGGCGCCATCCACAAGGCGAACAAGGGCGTGCTGTTCGTCGACGAGATCAACACCCTCGACATCCGCTCTCAGCAGAAGCTGATGACCGCGATCCAGGAGGGCGAGTTCTCCATCACCGGCCAGTCCGAGCGCTCCTCGGGCGCGATGGTCCAGACGGAGCCCGTCCCGACGGACTTCATCATGATCGCGGCGGGGAACCTCGACGCGATGGAGAACATGCACCCCGCGCTGCGCTCGCGCATCAAGGGGTACGGCTACGAGGTCTACATGGACGACACCATCGAGGACACCCCCGAGATGCGCCGCAAGTACGCCCGCTTCGTGGCCCAGGAGGTCGCCAAGGACGGCCGGCTGCCGGCGTTCAGCGAGGAGGCCATCGAGGAGGTCATCCTCACCGCCCGCCGCCGCGCCGGTCGGAAGGGCCACCTCACGCTGGAGCTGCGGAACCTCGGCGGGCTGGTCCGCGTCTCGGGCGACATCGCCCGCGGCGAGGACGCCGAGCGCGTCACTCGCGACCACGTACTCCAGGCGAAGGGCCGCTCGCGCTCCATCGAGCAGCAGCTCGCCGACGACTACATCGAGCGCCGCAAGGACTACGAGCTGCAGGTCGCCGACGGCTACCAGGTCGGCCGCGTGAACGGTCTCGCCGTCATGGGCGAGGACTCGGGCATCATGCTCCCGGTCATGGCCGAGGTCACCCCCTCGCAGGGGCCCGGCCAGGTGATCGCCACCGGCCAGCTCCAGGAGATGGCCGAGGAGGCCGTCCAGAACGTCTCGGCGATCATCAAGAAGTTCTCCGACGAGGACATCACCGAGAAGGACATCCACATCCAGTTCGTCCAGACGGGCCAACAGGGCGTCGACGGCGACTCGGCGTCCATCACGGTCGCCACCGCCGTCATCTCCGCGCTGGAGAACGTGGGCGTCGACCAGAACCTCGCGATGACGGGCTCGCTGTCGGTCCGGGGCGACGTGCTCCCGGTCGGCGGCGTCACCCACAAGATCGAGGCCGCGGCCAAGTCCGGCTGCGACACGGTCATCATCCCGAAGGCGAACGAGCAGGACGTGATGATCGAGGACGAGTACAAGGAGATGGTCGAGATCATCCCGGTCGAGCACATCTCGGAGGTGCTCGACATCGCGCTGGAGGGCGAGCCCGAGAAGGACTCGCTCGTCGACCGCCTCAAGAGCATCACCGGCTCCGCGCTGGAGAAGACCGGCGAGGGCGCCGGCACCGGCCGCGGACCGACCAGCCCCAGCCCGCAGTAA
- a CDS encoding CPBP family intramembrane glutamic endopeptidase → MTRWTAFAGLATVVLLLLLGLARLSEAQFAPVDEPAARGGDRYGDGNADRATGATGGTDTAPETHGPTATSSRPETPSRPETPSRPETPSHPATTPDADRSLSAPERSPVAAAEAEASLSAGVLLANVALSQGVFGAMLVAAAVWADVPAAALGLVPAATPPDLALGVGLGVALWLASEAGGRFAERVGIEVNEALRGALAPDTLAGWAILLLAVLPTVALFEEFLFRAVLVGAFGVGLDAPAWLPAGVAGVDPWPWLLAVGSSLAFALGHGAQGRAGIVATGALGFVLAGAFVLTGSFALVAVAHYLVNALTLVVHEFDPAAIGVRR, encoded by the coding sequence GTGACGCGCTGGACGGCGTTCGCGGGGCTGGCGACCGTCGTCCTGCTTCTCCTCTTGGGCCTCGCGCGGCTATCCGAGGCACAGTTCGCACCCGTCGACGAGCCGGCGGCTCGCGGCGGCGACCGTTACGGCGACGGCAACGCTGACCGCGCCACAGGTGCCACGGGTGGGACCGACACCGCGCCGGAAACTCACGGGCCCACGGCGACTTCGTCACGTCCGGAGACGCCGTCACGTCCGGAGACGCCGTCACGTCCGGAGACGCCGTCACACCCGGCGACGACTCCCGACGCGGACCGGTCGCTGTCGGCGCCCGAGCGCAGCCCCGTCGCCGCCGCGGAGGCGGAGGCGTCGCTGTCGGCGGGCGTGTTGCTGGCGAACGTCGCGCTCTCGCAGGGCGTCTTCGGCGCGATGCTCGTCGCCGCCGCGGTGTGGGCCGACGTGCCGGCCGCGGCGCTGGGGCTCGTCCCGGCGGCGACGCCCCCGGACCTTGCGCTGGGCGTCGGTCTCGGTGTCGCGCTGTGGCTCGCCAGCGAGGCGGGCGGCCGGTTCGCCGAGCGGGTCGGGATCGAGGTGAACGAGGCGCTGCGTGGCGCGCTCGCGCCCGACACGCTCGCGGGCTGGGCGATCCTGTTGCTCGCCGTGTTGCCGACGGTCGCACTGTTCGAGGAGTTCCTCTTTCGGGCCGTGCTCGTCGGCGCCTTCGGCGTCGGCTTGGACGCGCCGGCGTGGCTGCCGGCGGGTGTCGCGGGCGTCGACCCGTGGCCGTGGCTGCTCGCGGTCGGCTCGTCGCTCGCGTTCGCGCTCGGCCACGGCGCGCAGGGGCGGGCGGGGATCGTCGCCACCGGGGCGCTGGGGTTCGTGCTCGCGGGGGCGTTCGTCCTCACCGGGAGCTTCGCGCTCGTCGCCGTCGCCCACTACCTCGTGAACGCGCTCACGCTGGTCGTCCACGAGTTCGACCCCGCCGCCATCGGCGTCCGCCGGTAG
- a CDS encoding rhodanese-like domain-containing protein, with product MSDVDNHAWDMAAEAEADVEVLSIDEAHEEWQMIGGEDGENDDGSTDDAADDPDTYYLDVRDVRERWIEGAIPDDTHAPRGMLEFWADPETEYYRDYFETDRRFVLYCNEGGRSALAAKALRDMGFADVAHVEGGFTAWQEAGYEQADVEQPDYSDR from the coding sequence ATGAGCGACGTTGACAACCACGCGTGGGACATGGCCGCGGAGGCGGAGGCCGACGTGGAGGTGCTGAGCATAGACGAGGCCCACGAGGAGTGGCAGATGATCGGAGGCGAGGACGGCGAAAACGACGACGGGAGCACCGACGACGCCGCGGACGATCCGGACACGTACTACCTCGACGTGCGCGACGTGCGCGAGCGGTGGATCGAGGGCGCGATCCCCGACGACACGCACGCCCCGCGCGGGATGTTGGAGTTCTGGGCGGACCCCGAGACGGAGTACTACCGCGACTACTTCGAGACGGACCGCCGGTTCGTGTTGTACTGCAACGAGGGCGGCCGGTCGGCGCTGGCGGCGAAGGCGCTGCGCGACATGGGGTTCGCGGACGTGGCCCACGTCGAGGGCGGCTTCACCGCGTGGCAGGAGGCGGGGTACGAGCAGGCCGACGTGGAGCAGCCGGACTACTCGGACCGGTAA
- a CDS encoding MGMT family protein yields the protein MAATIGGGPGDTGVFGRRFDAIDRAVELGTASGRLISVSFPETLPSDADGDHPLLDRIGEYLAGAEDDFADVEVAITVPTDRRSVLESVRNVPYGESVDLARVVKMTADLDHEDEADLEAAREALRANPIPIVIPDHRVRDVGGATPGAVAARLREIEGIQSF from the coding sequence ATGGCTGCGACCATCGGCGGCGGCCCGGGGGACACCGGCGTGTTCGGGCGCCGCTTCGACGCGATCGACCGTGCGGTGGAACTGGGAACCGCGAGCGGGCGGCTCATCTCCGTCTCGTTTCCGGAGACCCTCCCGTCGGACGCCGACGGCGACCACCCGCTGTTGGACCGGATCGGCGAGTACCTCGCCGGCGCCGAGGACGACTTCGCCGACGTCGAGGTCGCCATCACCGTCCCCACCGACCGACGGTCGGTGCTGGAGTCGGTTCGCAACGTCCCGTACGGCGAGTCGGTCGACCTCGCGCGGGTCGTGAAGATGACCGCCGACCTCGATCACGAGGACGAGGCCGACCTGGAGGCCGCCCGGGAGGCCCTCCGTGCGAACCCGATCCCGATCGTCATCCCGGATCACCGCGTCCGCGACGTCGGGGGCGCGACGCCCGGCGCGGTGGCCGCTCGGCTCAGGGAGATCGAGGGAATTCAGTCGTTCTGA
- the trpC gene encoding indole-3-glycerol phosphate synthase produces the protein MNTRSEELAPAVRSILEAASERSGGDERVSVDARSLSEAFAAAEADGRVPVIAEVKPTSPTTDGARDDDPVALAASMVEGGAAALSVLTEPEHFDGSVENLTRVREAVDVPVLRKDFIVREDQLDAAEADLVLLIARFVGDDLADLVEAARDRGFQPLVEVHTREELAAALAAGAELIGVNNRDLGRLEVDLSTFESVAPEVPDRVTVIAESGITTPADARRMREAGADGLLIGSAIMDSEGEDASGTGGDVSANTRRFTAAESEEEV, from the coding sequence ATGAACACACGATCCGAGGAGCTCGCGCCGGCGGTGCGATCGATCCTCGAGGCCGCGAGCGAGCGGTCCGGCGGCGACGAGCGCGTGTCCGTCGACGCGCGGTCGCTGTCGGAGGCGTTCGCGGCCGCGGAGGCCGACGGGCGCGTCCCGGTGATCGCCGAGGTGAAGCCGACGAGCCCGACGACCGACGGCGCGCGCGACGACGACCCGGTCGCGCTGGCGGCGTCGATGGTCGAGGGCGGCGCCGCGGCACTGTCGGTGCTGACCGAACCGGAGCACTTCGACGGCTCCGTCGAGAACCTGACGCGCGTCCGTGAGGCGGTCGACGTGCCCGTGTTACGGAAGGACTTCATCGTCCGCGAGGACCAGCTCGACGCCGCGGAGGCGGACCTGGTGCTCCTCATCGCGCGGTTCGTCGGCGACGACCTCGCCGACCTGGTCGAGGCCGCGCGCGACCGGGGCTTCCAGCCGCTCGTCGAGGTTCACACGCGCGAGGAACTCGCCGCGGCGCTGGCGGCCGGCGCGGAGCTGATCGGCGTCAACAACCGCGACCTGGGGAGGCTGGAGGTCGACCTCTCGACGTTCGAGTCGGTCGCGCCCGAGGTGCCCGACCGGGTGACGGTGATCGCCGAATCGGGGATCACGACGCCCGCGGACGCCCGACGGATGCGCGAGGCCGGGGCGGACGGGCTGCTCATCGGCTCCGCGATCATGGATTCCGAGGGGGAGGACGCGTCCGGTACCGGCGGCGACGTTTCTGCCAACACCCGTCGGTTTACGGCCGCGGAGTCCGAGGAGGAGGTATGA
- the trpB gene encoding tryptophan synthase subunit beta: MSSEGERSGTGGDGGEWIAAGDGKFGRYGGQYVPEALMPAIEELTDAYERYVLNNEDGFMDEFRRRIREFGGRPTPLQRADRLSERYDTEVYLKREDLLHGGAHKLNNALGQVLLAKYMGKERIIAETGAGQHGTATAMAAAHLDMPCEVYMGERDINRQRPNVFRMKINGSEVTPVTTGRGTLKEAISETMRDWATNVEDTHYVIGSVVGPHPFPKMVRDFQALISEEAREQAIERTGDLPDSVVACAGGGSNTMGAFHEFVGDGSVDLFAVEAGGSSLAVDEEEGVAPNSASLSTGSEGVLHGARTKLLQDHDGQIVESHSVSSGLDYAGVGPELAYLVDEGRVTPVNVDDDAAIEGFHRLSQEEGIIPALESAHALAYLHEQHEELGEVTVVNVSGRGDKDLESVIEETTRRDVPNAPDMSMFEGGL, translated from the coding sequence ATGAGCAGCGAGGGCGAACGGAGCGGGACCGGCGGCGACGGCGGCGAGTGGATCGCCGCCGGCGACGGGAAGTTCGGCCGCTACGGCGGCCAGTACGTCCCCGAGGCGCTGATGCCCGCCATCGAGGAGCTGACCGACGCCTACGAGCGATACGTACTCAACAACGAGGACGGCTTCATGGACGAGTTCCGCCGGCGCATCCGCGAGTTCGGCGGGCGCCCCACGCCGCTCCAGCGCGCGGACCGGCTCTCCGAGCGCTACGACACCGAGGTGTACCTCAAGCGCGAGGACCTGCTTCACGGCGGCGCGCACAAGCTGAACAACGCGCTCGGGCAGGTGTTGCTCGCGAAGTACATGGGCAAGGAGCGCATCATCGCCGAGACCGGCGCCGGCCAGCACGGCACCGCAACGGCGATGGCGGCGGCCCACCTCGACATGCCCTGTGAGGTGTACATGGGCGAGCGCGACATCAACCGCCAGCGCCCCAACGTCTTCCGGATGAAGATCAACGGCTCGGAGGTGACGCCGGTGACGACGGGCCGCGGGACGCTGAAGGAGGCCATCTCCGAGACGATGCGCGACTGGGCGACGAACGTCGAGGACACCCACTACGTCATCGGCTCGGTCGTCGGCCCGCACCCGTTCCCGAAGATGGTGCGGGATTTCCAGGCGCTCATCTCGGAGGAGGCGCGCGAGCAGGCCATCGAGCGGACCGGCGACCTCCCCGACTCGGTCGTCGCCTGCGCGGGCGGCGGCTCGAACACGATGGGCGCGTTCCACGAGTTCGTGGGCGACGGATCGGTCGACCTGTTCGCCGTCGAGGCCGGCGGCTCCTCGCTGGCGGTCGACGAGGAGGAGGGCGTCGCGCCCAACTCCGCGTCGCTGTCGACGGGCAGCGAGGGCGTGCTCCACGGCGCGCGCACGAAGCTCCTGCAGGACCACGACGGCCAGATCGTCGAGAGCCACTCCGTCTCCTCGGGGCTGGACTACGCCGGCGTCGGCCCCGAGTTGGCGTACCTCGTCGACGAGGGGCGCGTCACGCCGGTGAACGTCGACGACGACGCGGCCATCGAGGGCTTCCACCGGCTCTCCCAGGAGGAGGGGATCATCCCCGCCCTGGAGTCGGCTCACGCGCTCGCGTACCTGCACGAGCAGCACGAGGAGCTGGGCGAGGTGACCGTTGTGAACGTCTCCGGGCGCGGCGACAAGGACCTCGAGTCGGTCATCGAGGAGACGACGCGGCGGGACGTGCCGAACGCGCCGGACATGTCGATGTTCGAGGGGGGGCTGTGA
- the trpA gene encoding tryptophan synthase subunit alpha, with product MAEDRRGDAGDDRSAGDPVADAFADGPAFVPYLAVGDPDYESSLAYVEALAEGGADVIELGLPFSEPIAEGPTIQNAVARALEAGMTPTRFFEFVEDLDVDVPLVCMTYYNLIYQFGSGQGPRPFVERAAEVGISGFVVPDLPAEEAGPLREACDEFGLHLISIVAPTTDKERLEKLVEVSSGYVYVQARLGVTGASSSVSDRTGESLARLSDVDLPKAVGFGISSGEQAATIVEAGADGIIVGSALVDIVAEGHERGESTEAVADRLETKARELKRGALDGYGRRTPAPEGTSD from the coding sequence ATGGCGGAGGACCGCCGCGGCGACGCCGGCGACGACCGGTCGGCCGGCGACCCCGTCGCCGACGCGTTCGCCGACGGCCCGGCGTTCGTCCCGTACCTCGCCGTCGGCGACCCCGATTACGAGTCGTCGCTCGCGTACGTCGAGGCGCTCGCCGAGGGTGGCGCCGACGTGATCGAGCTCGGGCTCCCGTTCTCCGAGCCCATCGCCGAGGGACCGACGATCCAGAACGCCGTCGCGCGCGCCCTGGAGGCGGGGATGACGCCGACGCGCTTCTTCGAGTTCGTCGAGGATCTCGACGTGGACGTGCCGCTCGTCTGCATGACGTACTACAACCTGATCTACCAGTTCGGTTCCGGGCAGGGCCCGCGCCCGTTCGTCGAGAGGGCCGCCGAGGTGGGCATCTCGGGGTTCGTCGTCCCGGACCTCCCGGCCGAGGAGGCCGGGCCGCTCCGGGAGGCCTGCGACGAGTTCGGCCTTCACCTGATCTCCATCGTCGCGCCCACGACCGACAAGGAGCGCCTGGAGAAACTCGTCGAGGTGTCCTCGGGGTACGTCTACGTGCAGGCCCGCCTCGGCGTCACCGGCGCGTCGTCGTCGGTGTCCGACCGGACCGGCGAGTCGCTCGCGCGCCTCTCGGACGTGGACCTCCCGAAGGCGGTCGGGTTCGGCATCTCCTCGGGGGAGCAGGCCGCGACGATCGTCGAGGCGGGCGCCGACGGGATCATCGTCGGCTCGGCGCTGGTGGACATCGTCGCCGAGGGCCACGAGCGGGGCGAATCGACCGAGGCGGTCGCCGACCGACTCGAAACGAAGGCACGCGAACTGAAGCGGGGCGCGCTCGACGGGTACGGGCGACGGACGCCGGCACCCGAAGGTACTTCCGATTGA
- a CDS encoding 2-amino-3,7-dideoxy-D-threo-hept-6-ulosonate synthase yields the protein MEHAGLAARMDRISTDDRILMVPMDHGITLGPVRGLKDIEGTIDAVTRGGADAVLTQKGIAPRVHANLNGAGYVVHLNAGTSIGPDSNDKRPTGTVKGAIRSGADAVSMHINVGSDYEPGQMTFLSELCEEAADYGVPVLAMAYARGANLAGDDPEHDAENLAHAVRLAEECGADLVKTAYSGDSASFEHVCESTRLPVIIAGGSPSGDLRTLKDVRGAMDAGAAGVSMGRTIFQHDDPEAMTAAVSAVVHEDADAEDALSASGL from the coding sequence ATGGAACACGCCGGACTCGCCGCACGCATGGATCGCATCTCCACCGACGACCGAATCCTCATGGTCCCGATGGACCACGGGATCACGCTCGGGCCGGTACGGGGGCTCAAGGACATCGAGGGGACCATCGACGCCGTCACCCGCGGGGGCGCCGACGCGGTACTCACCCAGAAGGGGATCGCCCCGCGCGTCCACGCCAACCTCAACGGCGCGGGCTACGTCGTCCACCTGAACGCCGGAACCTCGATCGGACCGGACAGCAACGACAAACGCCCCACCGGTACCGTCAAGGGTGCCATCCGCTCGGGCGCCGACGCCGTCTCGATGCATATCAACGTCGGCTCGGACTACGAGCCGGGACAGATGACGTTCCTCTCGGAGCTGTGTGAGGAGGCGGCCGACTACGGCGTGCCCGTGCTCGCGATGGCGTACGCTCGCGGCGCCAACCTCGCAGGCGACGATCCCGAGCACGACGCCGAGAACCTCGCGCACGCCGTCCGCCTGGCCGAGGAGTGCGGAGCCGACCTCGTGAAGACGGCGTACTCGGGCGACTCCGCGAGCTTCGAGCACGTCTGTGAGTCCACCCGACTGCCGGTCATCATCGCCGGCGGGTCGCCCTCGGGCGACCTCCGGACGCTGAAGGACGTGCGCGGCGCGATGGACGCCGGCGCCGCCGGCGTCTCGATGGGCCGCACCATCTTCCAGCACGACGACCCCGAGGCGATGACCGCGGCGGTCTCGGCGGTCGTCCACGAGGACGCCGACGCCGAGGACGCCCTGTCGGCGTCGGGGCTGTAG
- a CDS encoding EamA family transporter has translation MNYVFWAVVAMACYSFAFLFMKLAMHDLPAFTVMPIAVVTLAVGATTVTALFGGWSLPSVRSLPVVFALAAGVCLVGAVVGYFRALSTGPVSVVVPIFGMFLVGGTLLGIVVLGEGVTARKVLGIAFGAVAIVLIAT, from the coding sequence GTGAACTACGTGTTCTGGGCGGTGGTGGCGATGGCGTGTTACTCGTTCGCGTTCCTGTTCATGAAGCTCGCGATGCACGACCTGCCCGCGTTCACCGTCATGCCGATCGCGGTCGTGACGCTGGCGGTGGGAGCGACGACCGTGACGGCCCTGTTCGGCGGCTGGTCGCTTCCCTCGGTGCGCAGCCTGCCGGTCGTGTTCGCCCTCGCGGCGGGGGTCTGTCTCGTCGGCGCCGTCGTCGGGTACTTCCGGGCGCTCTCGACCGGCCCCGTCAGCGTCGTCGTCCCGATCTTCGGGATGTTCCTCGTCGGGGGCACGCTCCTCGGCATCGTCGTGTTGGGGGAGGGCGTGACGGCGAGGAAGGTCCTCGGCATCGCGTTCGGGGCCGTCGCGATCGTTCTCATCGCCACCTGA
- a CDS encoding 3-dehydroquinate synthase II, which translates to MTRTRSVWIRADGDVGDWDARRERITAGLEAGVDWVLVDERDVAKVRELGDVNVAAFRSDADVDVIGDAESDGDEAVADAYIVGKDGEGDGTVDLPSDFSGSADLSTLRRGDNRAQGAFVRIFDEDYEAFAEAAARDAEFLVVASENWEIIPLENLIARIGDDTTLVAGATTAEEARTAFETLELGAEGVLLDTDDPDEIRKTVEVRDEADRETLDLTTATVTAIERTGSADRVCVDTGTMMDHDEGMLVGSMSRGLFFVHAETADSPYVASRPFRVNAGAVHAYVRTPDGGTKYLSELRSGDEVQVLDTDGKTREAVVGRVKIEKRPMFRVQAEVETDDGEVDRIETLIQNAETVKVATADGRKAVTDLGEGDEVLVYYEDVARHFGEAVEESIIEQ; encoded by the coding sequence ATGACCCGAACGCGATCCGTCTGGATCCGGGCCGACGGCGACGTGGGCGACTGGGACGCGCGGCGCGAACGAATCACCGCCGGGCTCGAGGCCGGCGTCGACTGGGTGCTCGTCGACGAGCGCGACGTGGCGAAGGTGCGCGAACTGGGCGACGTGAACGTCGCCGCCTTCCGCTCGGACGCCGACGTGGACGTCATCGGCGACGCCGAGTCCGACGGCGACGAGGCGGTCGCGGACGCCTACATCGTCGGCAAGGACGGCGAGGGCGACGGCACGGTCGATCTCCCCTCGGACTTCTCCGGCTCGGCGGACCTGTCGACGCTCCGCCGCGGCGACAACCGCGCGCAGGGGGCGTTCGTCCGCATCTTCGACGAGGACTACGAGGCGTTCGCGGAGGCGGCCGCCCGCGACGCGGAGTTCCTCGTCGTCGCCAGCGAGAACTGGGAGATCATCCCGCTGGAGAACCTCATCGCCCGCATCGGCGACGACACGACGCTCGTCGCCGGCGCGACGACCGCCGAGGAGGCCAGGACGGCGTTCGAGACGCTCGAACTCGGCGCCGAGGGCGTCCTGCTCGACACGGACGACCCCGACGAGATCCGCAAGACGGTGGAGGTTCGCGACGAGGCCGACCGCGAGACGCTCGATCTCACGACCGCGACGGTCACCGCCATCGAGCGCACCGGCTCCGCCGACCGCGTCTGCGTCGACACCGGGACGATGATGGACCACGACGAGGGGATGCTCGTCGGGTCGATGAGCAGGGGGCTGTTCTTCGTCCACGCCGAGACGGCCGACTCGCCGTACGTCGCCTCCCGGCCGTTCCGCGTCAACGCCGGCGCGGTCCACGCGTACGTTCGAACGCCCGACGGCGGCACGAAGTACCTGAGCGAACTGCGCTCGGGCGACGAGGTGCAGGTGCTCGACACCGACGGGAAGACGCGCGAGGCCGTCGTCGGCCGCGTGAAGATCGAGAAGCGGCCCATGTTCCGAGTGCAGGCGGAGGTCGAGACCGACGACGGCGAGGTCGACCGCATCGAGACGCTCATCCAGAACGCCGAGACGGTGAAGGTCGCGACCGCGGACGGCCGCAAAGCCGTCACCGACCTCGGGGAGGGAGACGAGGTGCTCGTCTACTACGAGGACGTGGCCCGCCACTTCGGCGAGGCCGTCGAGGAGTCGATCATCGAGCAGTAG
- a CDS encoding Zn-dependent oxidoreductase, which produces MDDPDTHDEGEASDASETTAGGEEAAADLAVACTLTEDERRERAERARSTLADAYRGTRDAEDGIVLVFDGIDGTIADVAGFVSAERRCCSFAAYSIEISPPYEETWLRISGPDGTAELFEDGLVESFERTEG; this is translated from the coding sequence ATGGACGACCCCGACACACACGACGAAGGCGAGGCGAGCGACGCGAGCGAGACGACCGCCGGCGGTGAGGAGGCCGCCGCCGACCTCGCGGTCGCGTGTACGCTGACCGAGGACGAGCGCCGCGAGCGCGCCGAACGGGCCCGGTCGACGCTCGCGGACGCGTATCGAGGAACGAGGGACGCCGAGGACGGGATCGTCCTCGTGTTCGACGGGATCGACGGGACGATCGCGGACGTGGCCGGGTTCGTCTCGGCGGAGCGCCGATGCTGTTCGTTCGCCGCCTACAGCATCGAGATCTCGCCACCGTACGAGGAGACCTGGCTCAGGATCTCGGGCCCCGACGGGACGGCGGAGCTGTTCGAGGACGGACTCGTGGAGTCGTTCGAGCGGACGGAGGGGTGA
- a CDS encoding winged helix-turn-helix transcriptional regulator produces the protein MTDPAPDADDRGEPDRERCYCRLNPLFDLLSRRHAMGVVCIVGAAQPVRYSEIEATFGEVSSSTLSARLDELTEAGLLDREQRETIPPRVEYALTDDGERLRERLEPVRRWTADRSERSDGW, from the coding sequence ATGACCGACCCAGCCCCCGACGCCGACGACCGAGGCGAGCCGGACCGCGAGCGATGTTACTGCCGGCTGAACCCGCTGTTCGACCTGCTCTCCCGGCGCCACGCGATGGGAGTCGTCTGCATCGTCGGCGCGGCACAGCCGGTCAGATACTCGGAGATCGAGGCGACCTTCGGGGAGGTGAGCAGCTCGACGCTCTCGGCGCGTCTCGACGAGCTCACGGAGGCGGGCCTCCTCGACAGGGAGCAGCGGGAGACGATCCCGCCCCGCGTCGAGTACGCGCTCACCGACGACGGCGAACGGCTCCGCGAACGGCTCGAGCCGGTCCGCCGCTGGACCGCCGATCGGTCCGAGCGATCGGATGGCTGGTGA